In one Apteryx mantelli isolate bAptMan1 chromosome 33, bAptMan1.hap1, whole genome shotgun sequence genomic region, the following are encoded:
- the TMDD1 gene encoding transmembrane and death domain protein 1, producing MGPGGPCTPPWLCHCEELQNQAGRGGSGSPRAMLVPAGLGLLLLAAWGRGEDAVAAVLGRHAVDRLVRLLSPAECRQLRAQLAGPDGDLERELEQLSEARNPLARVRRAPANCATALRRWLGTAGAATPWDRLSRGLRHVGRPDVARELGKNLNQDRSLELRRNVEGYGRAVARLASSLLLEGDHHRGGRARRAGSPIRSGGPPPYARSLLGWVGPLASGVLGGFLASVVLLLLAAACSRRRVPGWDGGCTRRRDVLRESEIQ from the exons AtgggtcctgggggtccctgcACACCACCTTGGCTGTGTCACTGCGAGGAGCTGCAG AACCAGGCGGGTCGCGGGGGCTCCGGGTCCCCTCGGGCGATGCTGGTCCCGGCAGGGCTCGGCCTCCTCTTGCTGGCGGCGTGGGGCCGCGGCGAGGACGCGGTGGCGGCGGTGCTGGGCCGGCACGCTGTGGACCGCCTGGTGCGGCTGCTCTCGCCGGCCGAGTGCCGGCAGCTCCGGGCCCAGCTGGCGGGGCCGGACGGCGACCTGGAGCGGGAGCTGGAGCAGCTCTCGGAGGCGAGGAACCCCCTGGCCCGGGTGCGCCGGGCCCCCGCCAACTGCGCCACCGCCCTGCGCCGCTGGTTGGGCACCGCCGGCGCGGCCACCCCCTGGGACCGGCTGTCCCGCGGCCTCCGCCACGTCGGCCGCCCCGACGTCGCCCGCGAGCTGGGCAAGAACCTGAACCAGGACCGCAGCCTGGAGCTGCGCAGGAACGTGGAGGGCTACGGCCGCGCCGTGGCCCGTCTCGCCTCCTCGCTGCTGCTGGAGGGCGACCATCACCGCGGTGGCAGGGCTCGGAGAGCCGGCAGCCCCATCCGGAGCGGGGGGCCGCCACCCTACGCCCGGAGCCTGCTGGGATGGGTCGGTCCCCTGGCCTCGGGTGTCCTGGGGGGCTTCCTCGCCTctgtcgtcctcctcctcctcgctgctgcCTGCTCCCGCCGCCGGGTGCCAGGCTGGGACGGGGGATGCACCCGCCGTCGCGATGTCCTGCGGGAAAGCGAGATCCAATAA